In a single window of the Eleginops maclovinus isolate JMC-PN-2008 ecotype Puerto Natales chromosome 6, JC_Emac_rtc_rv5, whole genome shotgun sequence genome:
- the LOC134866181 gene encoding LOW QUALITY PROTEIN: RNA-binding protein MEX3B (The sequence of the model RefSeq protein was modified relative to this genomic sequence to represent the inferred CDS: deleted 1 base in 1 codon), with protein sequence MPSPLFHPEIMDHDVVISSQHNGVGLPRETDQDSREEDHQEALRFALDQLSLMAMEKVDCVGGGGSVGGGLVDPLDGTQGPGSDGCNGVGYVDLQMLEHRNGSRDSPSSCSPSPEYYGSGGYHMAGSHSMLHGEQSSVLCSRKRSVNMTECVPVPSSEHVAEIVGRQGCKIKALRAKTNTYIKTPVRGEEPVFIVTGRREDVEMAKREIVSAAEHFSMIRASRCKAGGPGGGGGGGGGGGGGGGTSSTGTGTSSLPGPPHLPGQTTIQVRVPYRVVGLVVGPKGATIKRIQQQTHTYIVTPSREKDPVFEVTGMPENVDRAREEIETHITLRTGTFVDLQGDNDFHSNGTDVSLEGLGALSAGLASTLWSRASGHHSAAPPTPGSPPPPIPMSMHHSSGRKMSSSVAYHTHNGGMNSENFSNTRKANESGSPTSPFSTGSSSAGGGFTFGGDCTPGMPSSEELGFEFSAANIWAPFVNGGSGNKASGSAQQQPLRRNSSGLSGGAITPRLSPTLPQDTGVGPLDHPLARRAQSDPLSTLSWLQSGNAGGGSFSGASSSSSAGSSTGYSSCSASSLPGGSPTDSEGGGSGVGLSSGMLSRLKGPGVAGLVGVGPGINRDCFVCFESEVTAALVPCGHNLFCMECAGQICQSAEPECPVCHTPTTQCIRIFS encoded by the exons ATGCCTAGCCCTTTATTCCACCCCGAAATTATGGACCACGACGTGGTGATCAGCAGCCAGCACAACGGGGTCGGTCTTCCCCGGGAGACAGATCAGGATTCCCGGGAAGAGGACCACCAAGAGGCTCTCCGCTTCGCCCTGGACCAGCTGTCACTGATGGCCATGGAGAAGGTGGACTGTGTGGGCGGCGGTGGGAGCGTAGGCGGCGGACTGGTCGACCCTCTGGATGGGACCCAGGGTCCGGGCTCTGACGGCTGTAACGGTGTGGGCTACGTTGATCTACAGATGCTGGAGCATCGCAACGGGTCCCGGGACTCGCCGTCGTCCTGCTCTCCATCCCCGGAGTACTACGGCTCGGGCGGGTACCACATGGCCGGCTCGCACTCAATGCTCCACGGGGAACAAAGCTCCGTCCTATGCAGCAGGAAAAGAAGTGTCAACATGACTGAATGTGTGCCTGTCCCCAGCTCTGAACATGTGGCCGAAATAGTTGGAAGACAAG GTTGCAAGATTAAGGCCTTGCGTGCAAAGACAAATACCTATATAAAGACGCCAGTCAGGGGTGAGGAGCCCGTGTTCATCGTGACGGGTCGTAGAGAGGATGTGGAAATGGCTAAACGTGAAATTGTCTCTGCGGCTGAGCATTTTTCTATGATCCGGGCATCCCGCTGCAAAGCCGGAgggccaggaggaggaggagga gggggaggaggaggaggaggaggaggaggaaccaGCAGCACCGGCACTGGCACCAGCTCTCTCCCTGGACCTCCACACTTACCTGGACAGACCACCATACAG GTGAGGGTTCCCTACAGAGTAGTAGGTTTGGTTGTTGGACCAAAGGGAGCGACTATCAAGCGCATCCAGCAGCAGACTCACACCTACATCGTGACCCCTAGTCGAGAGAAAGACCCTGTGTTCGAGGTAACCGGCATGCCAGAGAACGTTGACCGAGCGAGAGAGGAGATCGAGACCCACATCACCCTGAGAACTGGAACCTTTGTAGACCTGCAGGGAGACAACGACTTCCACTCCAATGGCACTGATGTGAGTCTTGAAGGCCTGGGCGCCCTGAGCGCCGGGCTGGCGTCTACTCTGTGGTCCAGGGCTTCTGGCCAccactctgcagctcctccaacTCCAGGCTCCCCACCTCCTCCTATTCCCATGTCCATGCACCACTCCTCCGGCCGGAAGATGTCCTCCTCGGTAGCATATCACACGCACAATGGCGGGATGAACTCAGAAAACTTCAGCAACACTCGCAAGGCCAACGAGTCCGGCAGCCCAACCAGCCCCTTTAGCACAGGCTCCAGCAGTGCTGGAGGAGGGTTCACGTTCGGGGGCGACTGCACCCCCGGGATGCCCTCCTCTGAGGAACTGGGCTTTGAGTTCAGCGCTGCCAATATCTGGGCCCCTTTCGTCAATGGTGGATCAGGCAACAAGGCATCGGGCTCCGCCCAGCAGCAGCCTCTACGTCGCAACAGCAGCGGCCTCAGCGGTGGCGCCATCACTCCACGATTGTCTCCAACTCTCCCTCAGGACACGGGCGTGGGCCCCTTGGATCACCCATTAGCCCGTCGTGCACAGAGCGACCCCCTCAGCACTCTCTCCTGGCTGCAGTCTGGCAATGCTGGAGGCGGCTCCTTCTCTGGAGcgtccagctccagctccgctgGCTCGTCCACCGGTTACTCCTCCTGCTCGGCCTCCTCCCTGCCTGGCGGCTCACCCACTGACTCCGAGGGAGGCGGCAGCGGCGTGGGTCTCAGTTCTGGCATGCTGAGTCGTCTGAAAGGCCCCGGGGTTGCAGGTCTGGTCGGTGTCGGCCCCGGGATCAACAGGGACTGCTTTGTGTGTTTCGAGAGCGAGGTGACGGCAGCCCTGGTGCCTTGTGGCCACAACCTGTTCTGCATGGAGTGCGCCGGGCAGATCTGCCAGTCAGCCGAGCCAGAGTGCCCCGTCTGCCACACCCCCACCACACAGTGCATCCGCATCTTTTCCTAA